The following proteins are co-located in the Alcaligenes faecalis genome:
- the rbbA gene encoding ribosome-associated ATPase/putative transporter RbbA — translation MPKQQAATVARVVELSQRYGDTLALDRLSLDVPAACMVGLIGPDGVGKSSLLSLLAGARVIQEGRIEVLGGDMAEKSHRDQICPRIAYMPQGLGKNLYPTLSVEENLQFFGRLFGHDAAERRRRIDDLTRSTGLHPFLTRPAGKLSGGMKQKLGLCCALIHDPDFLLLDEPTTGVDPLARKQFWDLIERIRIERPGMSVIVATAYMDEAQRFDWLVAMDDGQILATGSPKELLERTESKSLEQAFIRLLPEDKRQGHKAVDIPPLDVDADDIAIEAEGLTIRFGDFTAVDKVSFRIRRGEIFGFLGSNGCGKSTTMKMLTGLLPASEGQAWLFGHEVDPKDIDTRRRVGYMSQAFSLYSELTVRQNLVLHAQLFHVPEDEVESRVAEMVKRFELGQILDRLPDAIPLGMRQRLSLAVAMVHKPELLILDEPTSGVDPVARDNFWRLLIELSRRDKVTIFISTHFMNEAERCDRMSMMHAGKVLDSDTPANLVKKRGAMNLEEAFIGYLLEASGPEPEVVANPEQTVVVPEQGHSDKSDRFSLQRLLSYTWREALELRRDPVRATLALAGSLILLFVMGFGITLDVEDLRYAVLDRDQTSISQNYALNLSGSRYFLEQPPLTDYQDLDDRMRRGKIALAIEIPPGFGRDVLRGSKPEVAAWVDGSMPTRAETVQGYVKAMHQQWLITQAKERLGAGALVVPASIQDRYRYNPDVKSLPAMVPAVIPVLLLMLPAMLTALSVVREKELGSIINLYVTPVTRVEFLLGKQIPYIGLAMVNFLCMCLLAITVFDVPIKGSFLTLSVATLMFCVISTGMGLVASTVTQSQIAAMFFAMIGTMLPAVQISGLLNPVSSMEGISRWAGEIYPATHMFNISRGVFNKALAFSDLQGALLALALAIPVVLGAAVLLLKKQEK, via the coding sequence ATGCCCAAGCAGCAAGCGGCGACCGTTGCTCGCGTTGTTGAACTCAGTCAACGTTACGGCGACACGCTCGCACTGGATCGTTTAAGTCTGGATGTTCCTGCTGCTTGCATGGTCGGGCTGATTGGTCCTGACGGTGTGGGCAAGTCCAGCTTGTTGTCCCTGCTGGCCGGTGCCCGCGTGATTCAGGAGGGCCGTATTGAGGTGCTGGGTGGCGATATGGCGGAAAAAAGCCATCGCGACCAGATTTGTCCGCGCATTGCCTATATGCCTCAAGGTCTGGGCAAGAACTTGTACCCCACCTTGTCGGTGGAAGAAAACCTGCAGTTCTTTGGCCGTTTGTTCGGGCATGATGCCGCCGAGCGGCGGCGTCGTATTGACGATCTGACGCGCAGCACGGGCCTGCATCCTTTCCTGACCCGGCCTGCAGGCAAGCTCTCGGGCGGTATGAAACAAAAGCTGGGTCTGTGTTGCGCCTTGATTCACGACCCGGACTTTCTGCTGCTGGACGAACCGACTACCGGGGTGGACCCCTTGGCGCGCAAGCAGTTCTGGGATTTGATCGAGCGCATTCGCATCGAACGCCCTGGCATGAGCGTGATTGTCGCCACCGCTTATATGGATGAAGCCCAGCGTTTTGACTGGCTGGTCGCCATGGATGACGGTCAGATTCTGGCAACGGGCTCACCCAAAGAGTTACTGGAACGCACGGAAAGCAAGAGCCTGGAGCAAGCCTTTATCCGCCTTTTGCCCGAGGATAAGCGCCAAGGCCACAAGGCGGTGGACATTCCGCCGCTGGATGTGGACGCCGATGATATCGCTATTGAAGCCGAAGGGCTGACGATTCGTTTTGGCGACTTTACCGCTGTAGACAAGGTGTCTTTCCGGATTCGGCGCGGCGAGATTTTTGGTTTTCTGGGATCAAATGGTTGTGGCAAATCCACCACCATGAAGATGCTGACCGGCTTGTTGCCCGCGTCCGAAGGGCAGGCCTGGCTGTTTGGCCACGAGGTTGATCCCAAAGATATCGATACCCGCCGTCGAGTGGGCTATATGTCGCAGGCTTTCTCCCTGTACAGCGAACTGACGGTTCGCCAGAACCTGGTGCTGCACGCCCAGTTGTTCCACGTCCCCGAGGACGAGGTGGAGAGCCGAGTGGCCGAAATGGTGAAGCGTTTTGAGCTAGGTCAGATTTTGGACCGTCTGCCTGATGCGATTCCCCTGGGCATGCGCCAGCGTCTGTCCTTGGCTGTGGCCATGGTGCACAAACCAGAGCTGCTGATTCTGGACGAACCGACCTCGGGGGTGGACCCGGTCGCGCGCGACAATTTCTGGCGTTTGCTAATCGAGCTGTCCCGCCGTGACAAGGTTACGATTTTCATTTCCACCCACTTCATGAATGAGGCCGAGCGTTGCGATCGCATGTCCATGATGCACGCCGGCAAGGTGCTCGATAGTGATACACCCGCCAATTTGGTGAAAAAACGTGGCGCGATGAATCTGGAAGAAGCCTTTATTGGCTACTTGCTAGAAGCCAGTGGCCCCGAGCCGGAAGTGGTTGCCAATCCTGAACAGACCGTGGTCGTGCCCGAGCAAGGGCATAGCGACAAAAGCGACCGTTTCAGCTTGCAGCGGCTGTTGAGCTACACCTGGCGCGAAGCCCTGGAACTGCGTCGTGATCCGGTGCGCGCCACCTTGGCCTTGGCCGGCTCCTTGATTTTGCTGTTTGTAATGGGCTTTGGCATTACGCTGGACGTAGAGGATTTACGCTACGCCGTGCTGGACCGTGACCAAACCAGTATCAGCCAGAACTACGCCTTGAACCTGTCCGGTTCACGCTACTTTCTGGAGCAGCCGCCGCTGACGGATTATCAGGACCTGGATGACAGAATGCGGCGTGGCAAGATTGCGCTGGCTATTGAAATTCCGCCTGGTTTTGGGCGTGACGTGTTGCGTGGCAGCAAGCCGGAAGTTGCAGCCTGGGTGGACGGCTCCATGCCTACCCGCGCAGAGACCGTTCAAGGTTATGTGAAAGCCATGCACCAGCAGTGGTTGATTACGCAGGCCAAGGAACGTCTGGGGGCAGGGGCCTTGGTGGTGCCAGCCAGTATTCAGGACCGGTACCGATACAACCCGGACGTCAAGAGTTTGCCGGCCATGGTTCCCGCCGTGATTCCGGTGCTCTTGCTGATGTTGCCCGCCATGCTGACTGCACTGTCTGTGGTGCGCGAAAAAGAACTGGGTTCCATCATCAATCTGTACGTGACCCCGGTCACGCGAGTGGAGTTCTTGCTGGGCAAGCAGATTCCCTATATTGGCTTGGCGATGGTCAATTTTTTATGTATGTGTCTGTTGGCCATCACGGTGTTTGACGTCCCTATCAAGGGCAGTTTTCTGACCTTGAGTGTGGCGACCTTGATGTTTTGCGTGATTTCGACCGGCATGGGCTTGGTGGCTTCCACGGTGACCCAAAGCCAGATTGCAGCCATGTTCTTTGCCATGATCGGCACCATGCTGCCCGCCGTGCAGATATCGGGTTTGCTCAACCCTGTGTCTTCCATGGAAGGGATCAGTCGCTGGGCAGGCGAAATTTACCCGGCGACACATATGTTCAACATCAGCCGTGGGGTATTTAACAAGGCCCTGGCTTTCTCGGACTTGCAGGGTGCCTTGCTGGCCTTGGCGCTGGCCATTCCGGTGGTCCTGGGTGCGGCGGTCTTGCTGCTGAAAAAGCAGGAGAAGTGA